The following DNA comes from Fundulus heteroclitus isolate FHET01 chromosome 1, MU-UCD_Fhet_4.1, whole genome shotgun sequence.
AGGTGTGACAACTTAGTTCTGTGCAGTGAATATAGAACCAAAAGTAAATATGATCTTTTTGCTGGACTGAAATTTCTGGAGTCCATGCTTTACGTTCATATCACACGCAGCCACATAATGATTACGATAATTTACCTGCTCTGCAAACAAACATTACACGAAGAATATTTATATTGAATGATGAAACGTGCTTACCGTCATCTGGTCCTTGTAAAATCAGGTACTGGGTGGTTTCTGCTCCTCCATCCTCTGCGCTGGTCACAGCTATACAACCTTTAATAGAAAACCCAGAAGTAGTCACACACATTACCAGGATTCAGAACTGAGTTTTTACATGATGGACCAACGCAAGAAGGAAAAGTATAtatgctttttaatttaaaaaataaattaaaatctgtaTATAAATGCAGATTGTTATTAAATCAACTTTAAATTGAGCCCATTTCACTCTGATACCTACAGATAAATAACAGCCAGCGCAACTAAATGCCCATAAGAAGTCCCATAATTAGTAAACTAAGTTCTGCTCAACTTATTCTTGCAAAAATCAGGCTGTTATGTTAAGGactcagaggtttgtcagagaacattagaCAACAAACAGCATTACAAAGACCAAGAATCATTGCAGATAAGTCAGGGAGAAAGCTTCACATGTCACAGAGCGTTTGTTCGATCCATCAccaaaaaaatggttaaaagtgCAACACAGCAGTAAACCTACAAAGATATTCCTGACCACCTAAACTTAAAGGCTGGGAGAGGAATGCATTAATCAGAAAAGGAGCCAGGATGCTAAGCATctctgcagagatccagagctTGGGTCAGAGAATATGTCAACAGAGGATAAATGTTAGttagaagagtggcaagaataaaagcattgttgaaagaaagtcataCGAAGTCCTGTTAGTCACACGCAAACTGGTGGAGAAACTTGAACTGCAAGTAGCAAGAACCAACATGATGCTCGGGGGATGTCTTTCTTCaggatggagctaaaaaaaaaaaaaaacagtcctggaAAAAGACTagcaaaagacttgaggctgGGGTGTAGTTTCATCTTTCAGCAGGACATCCACCCTAAATGCACAGCCATAGCTGCAATTAAATGATCAAAGCATTTCCATGCATTAGAATAGCCCAGtccaagtccagacctaaatctgttAACAATGCCAAGTCAGATGCACCGCTTTTTCTCAGGCTATTACATAcattcccaataaaatatactgCCAATAGCGGTTATAACATGACAAGACATGAAAAGCTTAAAAAGGTATGAATAATTTCCCATGGCTTAATACTCTAGGAAAGGACAAAAAGTGATACGTCGTTATTCAGAAGTACCGTTCATGAGATCAGGACCGATGGTGGACTCTATGATCTTGTCAATGGCAGACCCCAGATCTGATGAGGTAGAGGCAGTGGAGTCCGAAACCATCATGGCTCCATCAGACACAGCGCTGGAGTGGACCAGCACTTGAGCCGACTCAGACACCAGCACTGACTGGGTCACCGTGGAGACGCTGGACACGCTGGTGGACTGAGCCACGGAAGACGAGTCTGGGAGATGAACGGAAGAAACTCGGACATCTGTACTGGAGCTGGTCTCTGGGATGAACACCTGGAAAAGAAGGGCAAACGGCACGTTTGTCTTCTGATGGCTTAAATGCCTTCAGGTCTTCCGCCAGAAGTGTACTTGGAGAAAACCTTACCACGAGTCCTTCCGAGCTCTGTCCCACGTGACAGTCTGACTCTGGGGCCTGAGCGTGGGAGGCAGCAGTATCACTGCTGTCTGCAGACATTGCCTCTGATGATTCCATGCCCATGCCGCTTTCAGACGGCTCCTCCATCCCCGAAGGGCCGGCATCACTGCTGCTCTCCACCTCATTCTCCTCTGAGTCCATAGCTGCCAAAAAAGATACGGTCAAAGTTTCATCTTTAAAGCACGTTGCAAACATCCCAACAAGTTTAACACTTCAGGGTGAAAACAACTAAGCAATATTTCGTTGCCATAAGGCTGTTAGAtcttaaatgttaaaagaaGATCTTTCATAGACCTAGAAAAGTAACAGGAAGATCAATAGTGAAGGATGGCATGCCCTTAAATCTCAAGGgacataatacattttaataaacttcAGGGTTTGATTCTCTTAAGGGGGTAGTAATCCAGTTCTTAGCCACATTATTCCAAGACTAAATTCTTTGGTTTCTGTCTaactttcctccaacaaaagcATTCTGTTCAATATGATGACGATGCAGTGATTTGATATCTGTTTCGCATTTGTCTTTTATAATGTTAGAAAGCTCTGAAAAAATTTGATGAGCCCAATTAGGCCAGGCTGATGATCCTTAGAGTAAAACGTCGAAAGTAAACAGTAAAAAGTTATCAAATGTCAAATAATGAATACTACAGGACTTTGTATATTTACCGTATTTACTACATGTACTCATCTGGTATGGTTTTTAATCAAGGCCATTTAATAGTTTGTTATTGAGCTGTAAAATGTTTAAGATAACCAAAACCTTTTAATGGAACCAGTGTCGTAAGCAAACCCAGCATCAATGCTTTCCAGGCTCTTTTTGTGGAACTGAAATACTTTACATCTTTTCAACCAAATGGAGAAGGTGGAAAAAACCCTTGACCGATGTCTTTCTGTGTCATTTCTGCAATTCATTAGGCAAGTTGCTTGTTTCTTCTGTTACCGTTTAAGGTGGTGTGAAGCAGACAATAAAAATCTCCAAACCATTTCTAGtctcttgcttttatttcagcttttaactttatgttctttcTATGTTTCTATAGCTACAACTGGAAGGACTGCTGCCAACAACTGCATGTTCTCCCCTAGATGGTACAGTTGGTCCAATCTCACGGAGTTTAGCCCTGTTTCTCTCGAATACATGGCTACTGGCTGAGCTACTGGGGACAACAACTTCATTTCATCAGAACATTAGGGTGAAGCTCGGAGTCTTGCAGTTAAAGGTGACCCCGAGGCTGTGGAGCACATTTTATAaattcaaagacaaaaacagggatCTGGGAGCACATTTGTATTATGCGCTGCGCCGGTTTTCGCCTGTGTTGCTCCCCCGGTCTCTTGACCGTGATGAATCACATGCAGAGCGACCATTTGTCACAGAGGGCCATGTGTCCTTTCATCACACCAGGTCTCCCCTCGCTCCGTCTCACTCTCCCACTCACCTCTCATTCCTTCAACCTCCAATGCTCTTTCACCCTCTAGAATTGAAAAGTGGCTCAGAACATGTCTGCTTAGTTGTGTTTATTTCCTACAGACTAACTTTTTTCTCACATATAAAAGTATCCTTGATCactgcttctgtgttctttttgtgtatgatctgtcttctcaaacccccagtcagtcggggcagatggccgttcacacaagcctggttctgctggagatttcttCCTGTTCAAgagaagttttcctctccacagtcactATATGCATGCTtggcatgagggattgctgcaaagtcaccATATTATTTGatagaactgactttgtaaattcacttgagatgacatgtgttgtgaattggcacaatataaataaactgaattgaatggaCCAGGCTTTAATACAAGGTTCTTTCAAAGCTTTCCAGGATATAAAATTAGTTGCACCATTATCACACAGGCAGTTACTTATGGGATTTACTTCATGGTCAGTGGTCCTGATATTGACATCATGACTCCTGGACTTtgcttacaaataaaatatgtaatgaAATAACTGTGAAAACATTGTGTCTCATTCCGTATGGATATAATTTTAAGGTCTTTCCAGTTTTACACTTTGAAATAAGCATGAGATCATATTTTATACGGGGGGTATGTGGGGTTACCACTGGTTGCAGAATTTCATCACTTTATCTCTCAACATTGAACATTGAGGGAAAAGCGATCCCACGCCATCACTCTGCCTCCACTGAGCTGTTTCATATCGGCGGGCTGAATTTCACAAGTTTTTCTTGGGCACAAGAAACGCATTCCTCGTTTTTGTTCCCAGTGTGAATTTTAGAACTTGAGTCACTTAGTACGTTGCTACCAAACTAATTCATATGCGTGTATCTCTGTCACAGATCCCAGCGTTTGACTGATTTAATAAACTTACACTTTGGGGTATAAGCGAGCCGTGCATTGCACAGGATTCATTCAAGTCTTCTTGGTTACTGTTTATTCGGGGACATTAGCTAACAAACAAGCCGACATGCTAACGGGTTAGCATCACGTTGGCTCAGTGGGTTTACCGCAACGCTCTCTAATATGCTGTAACATAAACAGCCCCAGCTTTCTAATGCTGTAAGTCTGTCGTTATATCAAATAAAGCGACCCCAAACATCAAGAAAGGAAGCCACGTCCCGGAGCGAGGCTAATTTGTGTGAGACGGCGGCGGCTAGCCGTTTGAAGCAGGCCTAGCTGCCCTTCACCCTGCCTGCTCCGCGTCGCCATTCTGCACTACACAGGCGTCTTTTCCACTCAGGCATTATGTGAGCTCTACTGGCCCGGGGACCTTGAGGGCCTGAGCGGCGACAGACCGCCCAAATACCCTCCctgaagaaaattaaaacatttttccctcCCCGACATCAGAATCGTTGCTCTTTTTTCTTACCCTGTATTTCTGAGGGGACGATTATCCTGTAGCGTAGAGGCGCCGAGTAGATTCCAACATAGCAACCGATAATTGTCGATTCTTTCTAGTCGGGCGCCATGAGTCTCTCCTGGCTTCCTGTCCCTGCAACCGGatcttatttattgtttttttgttgaaaacagCACATTTTTGAGATTTGTGAGTTAAACACGGCTGTTTGATTTAAGCATCTGCTTTTACCGCGCCCCGTTCTCTAATCATATCTGGGTTATAATCGGATATCCGTATCATTTTGTGGACTATTGTTTTTGGAGGAGGACGTATTACACAGAGGTGCGGAGGAATATTAGGCTGACCATGATCTGCCCTTTTAATAGATCTGTTAATGTGTTGCGGAGTTTTGCAATTTTTATTTCCAgcgtttatttatatatatatctacagtTCCCAATAAATGTAACCTCAAAGGCTACTCACAAGTCAGACAGGTCATGCTGAGCATtttccaaataataataataataataataataataaaaaaaacagctattctTTTGCAGCCAAATATGGTAGtcaaacaaacatcaaaattaTTACGAGCAtagattaggttaaatttagggttCTAAATTGGGATCCCACGTTCACCATTGTTCAGTTAGCATTCCTAATCAGTAGGTATGTATCAATAGATTTAACTTTTGACCCTAAGGAAGCCTGAAACTGGAGGTTTtaaaattttccattttttttatgcttccatagttaatttctttctttcttttagtaTTTATTTGCATGAGAACAAGTGTTAAATATAAACAAGTACTGAACACCATAGCCTTTATAGCTTTTGCTAATTTGCAAGGCAAATCCCCAGATGGGCCTATAAcaacataaaactgtttaaagtcAGTAAAACTGCATAGCAGGAGAAAATAGCATACAtaaaatgaatgttaaaatcaccttAAAACTGaacacaatgaaacaaaaggacTGTCTTTGAACCAGGCTGTTAATTATGACTGGTCTTCATTCAacaacagcattaaaaaaaaaagtgaacctGGGCAGTTGTTCAttttatgttaacatttcaGTTTCACTCAACATTTAAAAGTATTTGttgggttaaaaacaaacaattgtgTTATGTTtactatagaaaaaaaatcagtaacccaacaaacacctttttacGTGTTAACTGGAAATGAAATGGTAACGTAAAACGGACAACGTCTTGGAGTGATGAGAAGCTGCTCCCGTCTTAATCTGACTGGAACCAGTTTCAAGTCCTCATGTAAACAATGCCTCATATTAATGGCTTGTACAGAAAAAACTATTTGAACATAAGTGGTTATACAAAAAGGCACATCACAGTTCCAAAGTTATGTAATTACTTTTTGTTAGTTAAAGTTTTCTTCACATTCATTTCTACTATTTCTCCTTCCAGTGATTGCTTTTGGCCAGCTACTTTATTTGGAAGTATATAATCCATTATGTTCGAGAATCTCTTCTGGTAAACAGCTTTAATGCCAGAGCCTTTAATTCTCAGTCCTTTCTCGGAAGGCTAATTGAATTAGAAAGCATTGTGtagacattttttattgattcatcACTCTAATCCTTATTCTGCTTTTTTATGGCTGGAGCCATGTGCTACAATATATCTATGGTAAAGAGGGGATTTTAATCAAACATTTCATGACatattgtatatttatatatttttttcccaatcagCCAGGTTTACCAATGAAATCATGTCTTAGAAATCTAAACTGTAATACCTTACAACAATGtgatttttgacattttacgtggaaatatatttttatggaTGTGGATTCAATGTTCTGTCGATATATCCaaccaattaaaaaatatatattttaaatgtttagtctattttttagaaaatatagAGCAAATGTAATTTTCCTAAAAGTAGACTACATATAATTAAGACTCAGAAACACTGACCCGGGATAAACACTAGGGGGTGATATaagcacattatttattgaccaTGATGAACACAGGCTTTTGTGTTGTGTTGCTGCCCATTTTGTTAAATGTGGTGTCTGGGAAAACGTGTTTTAAGAAAGTCaagtaagaaaaagaaaactaaggggggaaaaaaagaaatggaccTACAACTTAGGTTTCTCACAAATATGTCAAACATATCCATCAATCAGTAAACCATGTCTGGAAAAAGTTTAGAGACCTGTGAAGGGCAATAGATTCATAGAAGTGCATCTCAATACACCAAATTATCATCAATAAGTAAATGTATCTTagtaattaaattttgaaaaggAGACTCATTTAATATATGGATTCATTACACATGGAGTGCACAGCGGTGCAGTCAacagcactgttgccttgcagcacaAAAATCCTGGGCTCAAatatttctgcatggagtctgccagtcctccctgtgtgtgtggattCTCTCTGGCTTCATACTGCTGTCCATACACATGATTGGTCAGTTAATTGGTACGCTAAAGTTAGGcctgcaggtgtgtgtgtgtgtgtgtgtgtgtgtgtgtctgtgtctgtgttacCCTGTCATGGACAGgcaacctgttcagggtgtacacTGCCTCTTGCCCAAGACTGTTAGAgagagaaaatggatggattcattacaaacagGGATAtgtttcatacatttattaaattaaaaagatttttgcttctagctaatgaaaacacaaaattcagtttctcagaaaattacaGCATTGAATAACACAGGCTAAAAATATCTTTAATACAAAGGGCTGGATGACACCCTCAGACATAGCTACAGACACTGTCTGCTCAGAGTGGGCTGGATCCAAACATAATAAGTTAAAGTTTATTgtaaggcaaaaaaaatgtgacagaaGAAGATTTGGAAAGTGCTTCAAGGGCCAAAAGATGTACCCAGTACATGGACAATAACTGATAAGCCAGAGGATCCCAAAGTTGGGGTCGTGACACTGCTTAGGGTCACCATGTTTCTAAGTGTGGAGTGCTGAAATGTTCGTCAGaaacaaagcatattcatgCTGTAAAtattagaaaagtaaaaaacattaCTGTAAAATAGACAAAAGTATAACGTTGTCTCCTATatattgttgattttctttgttGCCATTGTGTCCCTTtttgtctgagcccagaagttggGTCGCTAGcctctttgttattttgtgggTTCGGGAGGGCTGTCTCAAGACAATGATCGTATGTAATGAtgtattaaatgtattaaatgcaGAAGGAGCCTCAACCATGTACTGCAGAAATATATTGGGTAGTACATCAAAATAGTTTTCAGTAGATTTATATTTTTGGAACGAAAAGCAAAATGTAAGGATTTAagtcattttgttttgctgtaaccTAAAATCAtctatattaaaagaaaataaatacaatatatGTCGTCCCGTATtcattaaaacttttaaaagggtttcttttttaatttgatgAGAGAAATAGGTAAAACCTCAATCCACAAAAAAACCCTCTGAAGCCTGTTTGCATCTGctttctttctaaaataattttgttatgATCTTCTTTTCCAGCCGTCTTTTGCCTCCTCATAGCTTTGGAGGTGGACGTGTCAGACAGGCAGCCCCAGCAGTACTCAAtttcaataaaaagaaattcGAGAAAACATAACAAACTCCCTCAGACTataagttaaatgtttcttAGCAACTGTGCATAAAGGGCCCAtctttgttttgtgtaatttattctaCCTTTCCATTTTTAGGGTGTTTATAACTCCTCGGTGAAATCCTCTCGTGGcttcaatgtaaaaaaataacctttttcaTTTACATTATGATCTGGATTTCTGTCAGCGGTAATTAGTTTCACGCGCAGCTTGACAGGATTTTTTTCATTCAAGTTTTGGGAGTCTGAGTCTTTGAAGACAAAATGAGCCATCTGTTACTCTCTCCTGCCGGGCCCGTATCAATCATGGTTTTGATGATTCCTGAACATGTATTCAGCCAAATTAAACCAAATGACATCTGATAAGGAAATGCTCTGTGGACTGGAGGGAAGTGTTATATTTGAACCAGCAAGGATCAGACaaaacagctgtttgtgtgcagaaggtttatctttttctttcaacTGATTGTCTGTGTTGTGCTGTGGTTTTTGTATGCGTTAAAATCTCCGTTTGGGATGCGGTGACTATGGATGCCATTGAACTACAGTGAACTCTATAGTTCATGTTCAGCAAACCAGTTTAAGAGGATTTGAGCTTTGTGTAATGGTGCATTAAGCTGCCTAAAGTATCCTAGAGGATGGATACTCTGTGGTCATAAAGAGATGGGCATGCTCGGCAACAACACTAAGGTTgtgttgattaaaaaacagacaGTTGGCACCGAAGTGCCCAACGTGTGCCAAAAAATATCCCCCACACCATTAAACCACCACTTTCTGTCTGAACTGTAGATACAAGTCTGGATGCACCCATGCTGTCTTGGTCAAATTTTGACTCAAATGTGTGAATACTGCAGCTGAAATCTAGACTTACTGGACCAGCCAGCAATTTCCCAAACCATTGTTGTCCAATATTGGTGAGCTTATTTGAATTGTGGCTCACTTTTCCTGTTCTTACTGACGGGAGTGGTCCAGAGATGGTATCATTGGTTATAATAAGTGGCCATTTGGCTAATTCGCCTTCCTGTCATCATGACCTAATCTGTCCTTTCCCCTCCCCTTCACATTCAGAAGTTGGCATACATTTCTGGAATTATTTCCAGAAAAACAATGGTTTATTGCCTTTATTTGtacaaaacattgaaatgaagAAGAAACTGAAGCGAAAAGTTGTCTAATAACTATTTTCTATGTCCGTTGAAGGATGATCAGGGTCATTATCTATGCGGCAGACCCATTTCTTCCCATAACTTCCTAGCTGATGTCCACACAATGTTCTTTCTTtatgatgacatgttttatgaagcACACCAGACTCTTCTGCAGCAAAACACCCACACACCATGATGGTGCCACCCCCATACTTCATAGTTAAGATTTTGTTGTCTGGCTTGCAAGCTTCCTGTACCACAAAGACATATAACAATGGTCTTTTGTGGCCAAACATGACAGTGAAAGTTAAGTTGTCTCTAAATGCATTTGCAAGCtgtaatttggctttttttttatgttgcatcTGGAGTAATGCTTGCCTCATCCACGAGCATGTTTTCAGCCCATGTTTGTACAtgacttgttttaatgtggatGGTGACACTCTCCTATAAGCTTCTGCCAGCATCGTCCCAtggtcttttgtttttgtgctaGGGTTGATTTGTTTATGTCACACCAAAATATGTTCACCTCTGAAATGCATTATGGCTGGACATGCCTATGGTGTTACACTTGAGTGCAACAACCTGAACAGGTGAATGTGGCACTTCTAGGCATCTGGAAATTTTCCCCAATTATGAACCAGACTTATAGCGGTCCACACTGCTCCTCTTGCTAAGTTGcttgatttatctttttttcttgaggtgatatttaaaatacatccacaggtGTGCATCCATGCAGTTGACTAAGCTGTTGTAATTTATGAGAGGACTAAAAGCTGTATAGTAAGAAAACCTTTTTGTTACGTTTGATAATGTCtattgaaagaaataaaatgcactttaaattatttttgtcttaGTCTTTGTTTCAGTGAATGCATTTATAGTGACTGGAAGAATAGGAGGGTATAACTGAAAGAAGAGTAAAAGTAGACATCAGTGAGTTGTACATCTCTTTCCCAAAGTTCTGGCAAATAATAAAGATGCTGACAAAGGTAGGTTTTTTTCACAGAATGTTTATTGCAATGTAAGCTGAAATATTTATACAAAATTATTAGTTTCataaataatttcaataaaGGAGACAGAGAATGTCTTCCAGTGCAAGTATTTGGCTTTGAAaccattttcagaaaaacacataaaatcacacaaaacaaataggcttgtgaaataaaataataataacattagatatttttttttataaataccaAAAATAACCCAATACTGACAAGTGTCTGAACCAGTCAGACATGAAATTTAATCTGCAAATCTGGACTTTTATCCAGAGAAAATGTGTTTCAGTTCCTTTTATGGGTCTCTTAAATCTTAAGCCACAATGGCCATGAGTTCACAGAATATCAGGCTGAGGGCAGAGCAGTGCAAACGACGGGACATTTGCTTTCCTATTCTGGGCCTTTGACTCATATTCTGGTCAATGCTGTATGAGTATTTATTAGCCAAATTTAACATAGGCCAGTTGTTCACATTGCAGAAAGCAAACACATCATACAACAGACATGATACGCAAACACTGCATTACATTCTTCCAAACGCCAGCACAGAGAAACAATTGGTCGCCACCACCTTACGGCCCATCTCTGCACGTAGCTCAATAGTTAATTCTTGAGCCATCTGCGCATTTCAGAAGGTCATATTTTACGTAGCCAACACGGTCCACCTGCCTGCGAGAATTCATGCGCCAGTAGAAGCGGTCTCTGCAGAAGTAAATGttgcctgaaaaagaaacattgGTTTTAGAGCAAGTGACATAAATGtcctgctgctgtttgtgtttttagtttttcgAGCACAGTTAAAGGAGGTATGTTCACCTTTGTACTGGAATACATCATGAGCATCATTAGGGACACCTCCAAAGCTAACGTCGGTATATTTGGGGTAGCCTTTGTCAATGATTTGGGTCTTGAGATCCAACCTATGGGGAACAGACATACAATGGCATATTGTTGGTCTTCTAAACAGATAGTCGTTACCCACTGAAGATTTTAGCTACAAAAAGGGACAATTTCTACGTACCTCCAGAAGTTCTCTCCACTGAAGAGCAGCACTTTGCTTTTCCCTCTCTGCAGCGCTCCTTCCACCTTCTGCACGGTTTGGGGCAAACCAAGCTTCTCAATGCTGCGGGGACCCAGCACACTTTTTCCTGTGTACACCCAGAACCTATTTCCTGTGGAAATGcaatgatgatgatgtcattaAAACCTGTGTCTAACACATTAGCAGTCTGATGAGTTGTTGTATGAGCTGTGCATTACCTGAAAAGAAGTACAATTTTTTGGTCTGAAGATCCTCAAAGGCAGAGTCAATGACAGCTGGTAGAGCTGACCACTTCTCAGAGATGGAAAAGGGTCCCTGCTGGCCTCCGTCTCCCTTGTTTGGTACTTTCCAGAATTGTCTATTGATCAAAATGGCTAGATTTAGTACCTCAAAGGGTTTAAATTTTCTAGAAGACGGGCAGTAATACCAATTTGCTCACCCATCTTTGAAGAAATGTAGATGTCCCTGAATCACAGTGATGGTGTCAAACTTGGTCTCTTTGCAGGCGTCTTTGGTTGGATCTACAGTGGACGGCGTGGTCACGATGGATGGATCTTCGGTGGCGTCTGTCTCATCGGGGTAAGGAGTTGTGGTAGGAGTGTCGGGTTGAGGGGGGGTGGGATCAGGTCCAGTTTTACTTCCTGCAAAAGATTGGAATATTTTCGGTTAATGCAAAGTTTTCATGTGTTTGATGAAATGCAACATGAAAAACGACTGAGTTGTCAGCTCACCGTAGAGGTACTGAATGCCTTCAATGTCATCTGCATGCAGGGAAAAGTCTTCCACGTAGCTGTACATGGGGAACATGAGAGCTTCTCTGATGTTGGAGTGATCCAAGCCAAGGGCGTGTCCAAATTCGTGGGCAGCCACCAGGAAAAGGCTATAACCTGGAACGTGGGCGGCAGTACATTTAATATTATGCATAATAAAGATACATGCAAATCAGGGTCTTGCATTCATGCCACTCACCCTGGTCAGGGCAGAAACCCCACTTCTTGTCGTCATCATAGCTATCAGTGGTGCTACACCACAGTTTGCCGTCTCCTCTCCCCTCGCTTGTACATGAGTTATACTCCTTGCCCAAGAACACAAAGGGAAAGTGGCAGGGCTCTCCCTCAGAGTTTCCTCCAATTACAGCAGTGTCTGcacaaacagagacacaacaacagCAGTTAAACAAAGTAACAAGGCGCTGCGGCAGGACTCTGCGGGATTTTCACGCCTTGTGTTTCCTCCTACTCACCACGGCTGGGACAGAAGCCATATTTCTTGTCTGTGTCGAAGTTGCTTGTGGTGGCACACCAGCGGTATCCATCGCTGCGTCCCTCGGTGGTGCAGCTGTCATACTCCTTCCCCAGGAAGGTGAAGGGGAAGACACACGGAGCTCCATCCGCATTTCCGTCAAATGTGTACAGAACTGTGAAGATTAGGGTTGAGAGCAAGCATGGgtgagttccagtttttttttcttcgagCTAATAAACGTATGTGTGTAACTTCAGATATGTGGTTTCTGTCATGCTTACGTTCACTTGGGCAGAAGCCGTATTTCTTGTCCCTGCCGTAGTCTTCTGTGGTTGCACACCATGGCAGGTTGTCCGTACGGCCTTCGGTGGTACAGCTGGTGTA
Coding sequences within:
- the mmp9 gene encoding matrix metalloproteinase-9, producing MMGCCGLVVCLLLGIVAQSGWSLPVKSIFVTFPGDIVKNVTDTELAESYLKKFGYMETEQRSGFQSMVSTSKALKKMQRQMGLEETGELDKPTLEAMKHPRCGVPDVANYKTFDGDLKWDHNDVTYRILNYSPDMDRSLIDDAFARAFKVWSDVTPLTFTRLFQGTADIMVSFGKTDHGDPYPFDGKDGLLAHAYPPGEGIQGDAHFDDDEYWTLGKGGVVKTLYGNANGALCHFPFTFEGKSYTSCTTEGRTDNLPWCATTEDYGRDKKYGFCPSELLYTFDGNADGAPCVFPFTFLGKEYDSCTTEGRSDGYRWCATTSNFDTDKKYGFCPSRDTAVIGGNSEGEPCHFPFVFLGKEYNSCTSEGRGDGKLWCSTTDSYDDDKKWGFCPDQGYSLFLVAAHEFGHALGLDHSNIREALMFPMYSYVEDFSLHADDIEGIQYLYGSKTGPDPTPPQPDTPTTTPYPDETDATEDPSIVTTPSTVDPTKDACKETKFDTITVIQGHLHFFKDGQFWKVPNKGDGGQQGPFSISEKWSALPAVIDSAFEDLQTKKLYFFSGNRFWVYTGKSVLGPRSIEKLGLPQTVQKVEGALQRGKSKVLLFSGENFWRLDLKTQIIDKGYPKYTDVSFGGVPNDAHDVFQYKGNIYFCRDRFYWRMNSRRQVDRVGYVKYDLLKCADGSRINY